One genomic window of Polyangium aurulentum includes the following:
- a CDS encoding NADH:flavin oxidoreductase/NADH oxidase, with product MTEASSGSGKAEGASARGSVTDVDHDREVPEIDLLSPLDVRSLTFRNRIVMSPMCQYSAQEGLADDWHLVHLGSRAVGGASLVVVEATAVTRDGRISPGDLGIWSDGHVEPLARIARFVRSQGAVAGIQLAHAGRKASCDRPWKGGASLKTPEEGGWQVVAPSPIPFHEGDPIPNALDEAGIEEVIAAFEAGARRALSAGYQVIEIHAAHGYLLHEFLSPISNQRDDAYGGSLDNRMRLLLQVTERVRRIIPDELPLFVRISATDWAAEGGWDIEQSVVLSKRLGELGVDLIDVSSGGTLPKARIPVGKGYQVPFARRIRQETGIKTGAVGMITEAGHANEIITGGDADLVFLARELLREPYWALKAAHELESEPCWPVQYGYAVKRRAR from the coding sequence ATGACAGAGGCATCGAGCGGATCCGGGAAAGCGGAAGGAGCATCAGCGCGCGGGAGCGTCACCGACGTCGACCACGACCGCGAGGTGCCGGAAATCGATCTATTGAGCCCGCTCGACGTCCGGTCATTGACCTTCCGCAATCGCATCGTCATGTCGCCGATGTGCCAGTACAGCGCCCAGGAAGGCCTCGCCGACGACTGGCACCTGGTCCACCTCGGCAGCCGGGCCGTGGGCGGGGCGTCGCTCGTGGTCGTCGAGGCGACCGCGGTGACGCGCGACGGGCGCATCTCGCCCGGAGACCTCGGCATCTGGAGCGACGGCCACGTCGAGCCGCTCGCCCGCATTGCGCGTTTCGTGCGCAGCCAGGGCGCCGTGGCGGGCATCCAGCTCGCGCACGCCGGCCGCAAGGCGAGCTGCGACAGGCCCTGGAAAGGCGGCGCGAGCCTCAAGACGCCCGAGGAGGGCGGCTGGCAGGTGGTCGCTCCCAGCCCCATTCCCTTCCACGAGGGCGATCCGATCCCGAACGCGCTCGACGAGGCCGGCATCGAGGAGGTCATCGCGGCCTTCGAGGCGGGCGCGCGAAGGGCCCTCTCGGCCGGCTACCAGGTGATCGAGATCCACGCCGCGCACGGCTATCTCCTGCACGAGTTCCTCTCGCCCATCAGCAATCAGCGGGACGACGCCTATGGCGGCAGCCTGGACAACCGCATGCGCCTGCTCCTGCAGGTCACCGAACGCGTGCGCCGGATCATCCCCGACGAGCTGCCGCTCTTCGTCCGCATCTCGGCGACGGACTGGGCGGCCGAGGGCGGCTGGGACATCGAGCAATCGGTCGTCCTCTCCAAGCGCCTCGGGGAGCTCGGCGTGGATCTCATCGACGTCTCCTCGGGCGGCACGCTCCCGAAGGCCCGCATCCCCGTGGGCAAGGGATATCAGGTGCCGTTCGCTCGGCGGATTCGCCAGGAGACGGGGATCAAGACGGGCGCGGTTGGAATGATCACCGAGGCCGGGCACGCCAATGAGATCATCACCGGCGGCGACGCCGATCTCGTGTTCCTCGCGCGCGAGCTGCTGCGCGAGCCCTACTGGGCCTTGAAGGCCGCGCACGAGCTCGAAAGCGAGCCTTGCTGGCCCGTCCAGTACGGCTACGCGGTCAAGCGGCGGGCGAGATAG
- a CDS encoding trifunctional serine/threonine-protein kinase/ATP-binding protein/sensor histidine kinase, whose amino-acid sequence MPQGWATPCTCSPEGSRSSSDAPPPRARGTMRNVSGYQTTSVLHEEARFVTYRCIRKSDGAPVLLKMATAEYPSVEDTARLRHEYRLCSGLSLPGVLAPYALEKHMGRLVLVQEDFGGLPLSAFAPGSIDLDALLCLAIQLAGTIGDLHEQRIVHKDIHAGSIYFDPRTGAAKLTNFGIASQLSRENQSVLSPAAIEGLLAYVSPEQTGRMNRAIDYRTDFYSLGVCLYERLVSRLPFVSTDPLELVHCHIAKKPDPPHAVSAAPAGLSRVVMKLLAKTAEERYQSGRGLRRDLEHCREQWKREGRIAPFELGRDDVASTFQPPQKLYGREVEREALLAAFERASEGHSEMVLVEGHAGIGKSTLVHEIQKPVVERRGYFISGKFDQLERELPYSALIQAFQSLTRQILTENEARAARWKERLCEALGGIAQVIIDLIPEVGLVMGPQPPVPALGPAESQNRLRLAFHQFIGVFAQQEHPLAVFLDDLQWADSASLNLLQDLMLERDTRHILLIGAYRNNEVTTDHPVSLLLDKLQKNGKPLTRLSLRPLSPVELTRLLADTLACPEARVSPLAELLHGKTEGNPFFVRALLKELHDGKLLVFNPEASRERPVEGPWTWRLEDIRAARIADNVVNLMIGKIHKLPAETQEMLKLGACLGDRFDLNLVALAGEKAPGEAAALLWGAVGEGLITPEGSAYLLLQDAGPESAAALKDMPVPYAFVHDRVRQAAYSLLDANRREEIHARVGRLMLRRHGAERREENLFEIVSHLNAGAAHVVDAEERRQLAELNLSAGRKAKASSAYEAALRFLTASAALLDEDAWTTDYDRMFTLELQRGECEYLTARLAEAGERFVMLQERARTHMDRVTLHTTHMTLLLHLGQLDKAIDAGLTALRLLGLELPAEPSAAQVGLELAKVQWGLVGKSVESLAALPDRMTPEIRAGMRLLTNLWFPTYLQKREKLVALLMLKTVHLSLLHGNTSTSSFGYAFYGVIQSSMFRRPRAGAAFGELALELTRRFDDPAVTSKTLFIIACFLVHFTTHPRAGVEYLEQGRECSLEAGDLIQAGFCASSRLPLVALLGTPLPEMAAETQRHLDFAARIGAPPVIRVGNAVQRWASLLRDAAPAAVTDRSFLWDQTPEVPGPDTFHVLHLQAAYLLNRHELAVEIAEKILKEYPHFVEPSMYVSSYHTFFHALAVVALYPTAPESKKRGYREVLKRARSTLERWAANSPQVASFKHALLEAEIARLDGDAARAVLLYDQAIAQAQEHGFVQHAALANECAARFYRSRGQLRVAQGYMEEARYLYLSWGALTKVALLDQQYGDLLSRPATAPAEATHPERLEIPHSMRLDVTSVIKTSQALSGALVLSELLRQVMQIVIENAGAQRGFLILADDDRLVIEAAGATDQAEVVVLQSMPVESCPDLAQSVVHFVHRTRRDVVLDNAAEEGLFTRDPYVLRQRSKSILCTPLGRQGQLGLLYLENNLTTGAFTPKRIEVLRLLSSQIAISIENARLYANLEKKVAQRTEELRQKNLDLEDTLKHLRAAQAQLVHQEKLAALGKLTAGIAHEIKNPLNFINNFSQIANELCDELIDGAADPALRVAAVCDTLSDLRTSTQKILEHGRRADGIVRSMLEVSRVRTGERQPAELNALIEEYVKLALPGLRSLGDEPEVYLERDYDASIGAVELIAPEIGQVVLNLLSNALYAVRERRAAEGRSYVPKVTVRTRSRGNLVEICVEDNGPGVPREHRNKLFEPFFTTKPAGQGTGLGLSLSYDIVVQGHRGQMTVESEEGHFTTFCVLLPRARD is encoded by the coding sequence ATGCCGCAGGGATGGGCGACTCCATGTACATGCTCACCCGAAGGCTCCAGATCAAGCAGTGATGCGCCGCCGCCGCGCGCTCGAGGCACCATGCGCAACGTTTCTGGATATCAGACGACAAGCGTCCTCCACGAAGAAGCCCGGTTCGTCACGTACCGGTGCATCCGGAAGAGCGACGGGGCTCCTGTCCTCCTCAAAATGGCAACGGCGGAGTACCCCTCGGTGGAGGACACCGCCCGGCTCCGGCACGAGTATCGCTTGTGCAGCGGCCTCTCCCTCCCTGGCGTCCTCGCTCCCTACGCGCTCGAAAAGCACATGGGCCGCCTGGTGCTCGTGCAGGAAGACTTCGGCGGCCTGCCGCTCTCCGCGTTCGCCCCTGGCTCCATCGACCTCGACGCGCTCCTCTGCCTGGCGATCCAGCTCGCGGGCACCATTGGCGATCTTCACGAGCAGAGGATCGTCCACAAGGACATCCACGCGGGCAGCATCTACTTCGATCCGCGGACCGGCGCCGCGAAGCTTACCAATTTCGGGATCGCTTCCCAGCTCTCGCGCGAGAATCAAAGTGTGCTCAGCCCGGCCGCAATCGAGGGGCTGCTCGCGTACGTGTCGCCGGAGCAGACGGGGCGGATGAACCGCGCGATCGATTATCGCACGGACTTCTATTCCCTTGGCGTCTGTCTTTACGAGCGGCTCGTCAGCAGGCTCCCCTTCGTCTCGACCGATCCGCTGGAGCTCGTCCATTGCCACATCGCGAAGAAGCCCGACCCTCCGCACGCGGTGAGCGCTGCGCCCGCGGGCCTGTCCCGGGTCGTGATGAAGCTCCTTGCCAAGACCGCTGAGGAGCGTTACCAGAGCGGCCGCGGATTGCGCCGGGACCTCGAGCATTGCCGCGAGCAGTGGAAGCGCGAAGGCCGGATCGCGCCGTTCGAGCTCGGGCGCGACGACGTCGCGTCGACCTTCCAGCCCCCCCAGAAGCTCTACGGACGCGAGGTGGAGCGGGAAGCGCTCCTCGCCGCCTTCGAGCGCGCCAGCGAGGGCCACTCGGAGATGGTGCTTGTCGAGGGGCACGCCGGGATCGGGAAATCGACGCTGGTCCACGAGATCCAGAAGCCCGTCGTAGAGCGGCGAGGCTACTTCATCTCCGGCAAATTCGATCAGCTCGAGCGCGAGTTGCCGTATTCCGCTCTAATCCAGGCATTCCAAAGCCTCACCCGCCAGATCCTGACCGAGAACGAGGCGCGGGCCGCCAGGTGGAAAGAGCGACTCTGCGAGGCGCTGGGCGGGATCGCCCAGGTCATCATCGACCTCATTCCGGAGGTGGGGCTCGTCATGGGCCCTCAACCCCCAGTGCCCGCGCTTGGGCCCGCGGAGTCGCAGAACCGGCTGAGGCTCGCCTTCCACCAGTTCATCGGGGTCTTCGCGCAGCAGGAGCATCCGCTCGCCGTTTTTTTGGACGACCTCCAGTGGGCGGACTCGGCGTCGCTGAACCTGCTCCAGGATTTGATGCTGGAGCGGGACACTCGGCATATCCTCTTGATCGGCGCCTATCGCAACAACGAGGTCACGACGGATCACCCCGTATCGCTGCTCTTGGACAAACTCCAGAAGAACGGCAAGCCGCTCACGCGCCTGTCCCTCCGCCCACTCTCGCCGGTTGAGCTGACCCGGCTTCTCGCGGACACCCTCGCCTGCCCGGAGGCGCGCGTCAGCCCGCTCGCGGAGCTCCTCCATGGCAAAACGGAGGGCAATCCGTTCTTCGTGCGCGCGCTGCTGAAGGAGCTCCATGACGGCAAATTGTTGGTCTTCAACCCCGAGGCCTCGCGCGAGCGTCCCGTCGAGGGCCCGTGGACGTGGCGGCTCGAGGACATCCGGGCGGCGCGCATCGCGGACAACGTCGTCAACCTCATGATCGGCAAGATCCACAAATTGCCGGCCGAGACCCAGGAGATGTTGAAGCTAGGGGCGTGCCTCGGCGATCGCTTCGACCTCAACCTGGTCGCCCTGGCAGGTGAAAAAGCGCCCGGGGAGGCTGCCGCCCTGCTCTGGGGGGCGGTCGGCGAGGGGCTCATCACGCCGGAGGGCAGCGCCTACCTACTGCTTCAGGATGCCGGACCCGAGAGCGCGGCCGCGCTGAAGGACATGCCGGTCCCTTACGCGTTCGTCCATGATCGGGTGCGGCAGGCCGCCTATTCCCTCCTCGACGCGAACAGGCGCGAGGAGATCCACGCGCGCGTCGGGCGGCTCATGCTGCGGCGCCACGGCGCCGAGCGCAGGGAGGAGAACCTCTTCGAGATCGTCAGTCACCTGAACGCGGGCGCGGCGCACGTGGTGGACGCCGAGGAGAGGCGCCAGCTCGCGGAGCTGAACCTGTCGGCTGGACGCAAGGCCAAAGCATCGAGCGCGTACGAGGCAGCGCTCCGCTTTCTGACCGCAAGCGCGGCGCTGCTCGACGAGGACGCCTGGACTACCGATTACGACCGGATGTTCACGCTCGAGCTCCAGCGCGGCGAGTGCGAGTACCTGACGGCGCGCCTCGCGGAAGCAGGAGAGCGCTTCGTCATGCTCCAGGAGCGCGCCCGGACGCACATGGATCGGGTCACCCTCCACACGACGCACATGACGCTCCTGTTGCACCTGGGGCAGCTGGACAAGGCCATCGACGCCGGGCTCACCGCGCTCCGGCTGCTCGGTCTCGAGCTGCCGGCCGAGCCGAGCGCGGCGCAGGTAGGGCTCGAGCTCGCCAAGGTGCAATGGGGCCTCGTCGGCAAGAGCGTCGAGAGCCTCGCGGCGCTGCCGGATCGCATGACCCCCGAGATCCGGGCGGGGATGCGCCTGCTCACCAATCTCTGGTTTCCTACGTATTTGCAGAAACGGGAGAAGCTGGTGGCGCTCTTGATGCTCAAGACCGTCCACCTTTCGCTGCTCCACGGCAACACCTCGACGTCGTCATTCGGGTACGCATTCTACGGCGTGATCCAGAGCTCGATGTTCCGTAGGCCGCGCGCCGGCGCCGCCTTCGGGGAGCTCGCCTTGGAGCTCACCCGGCGCTTCGACGACCCTGCGGTGACGAGCAAGACGCTGTTCATCATCGCCTGCTTCCTGGTCCATTTCACGACGCACCCGCGGGCTGGCGTCGAGTATCTGGAGCAGGGGCGCGAGTGCAGCCTGGAGGCGGGGGATCTGATCCAGGCCGGCTTCTGCGCGAGCTCGCGGCTCCCGCTAGTGGCCCTCCTCGGGACGCCCCTGCCTGAAATGGCGGCAGAGACGCAGCGCCACCTCGACTTCGCGGCGCGCATCGGCGCCCCGCCGGTGATCCGGGTCGGCAACGCCGTGCAGCGCTGGGCGTCCCTCCTCCGAGATGCCGCGCCAGCCGCCGTGACCGACCGGAGCTTCCTGTGGGATCAGACGCCGGAGGTCCCGGGGCCGGACACCTTCCACGTGCTGCATTTGCAAGCTGCCTACCTGCTCAATCGTCACGAGCTGGCGGTCGAGATTGCCGAGAAGATTCTGAAGGAGTACCCGCATTTCGTCGAACCGAGCATGTACGTCAGCTCGTACCACACGTTCTTTCACGCGCTCGCCGTGGTGGCGCTCTATCCAACCGCCCCCGAGAGCAAGAAAAGAGGCTACCGCGAGGTGCTGAAGCGTGCCCGGAGCACGCTCGAGCGGTGGGCCGCGAACAGCCCTCAGGTCGCGTCGTTCAAGCACGCGCTGCTCGAGGCAGAGATTGCCCGCCTCGACGGAGACGCGGCGCGCGCCGTGCTCCTCTACGACCAGGCCATCGCGCAAGCACAGGAGCATGGCTTCGTGCAGCACGCAGCGCTCGCCAACGAGTGCGCGGCCCGGTTCTACCGCTCCCGCGGGCAGCTTCGCGTCGCCCAGGGCTACATGGAGGAGGCTCGCTATCTCTACCTCTCCTGGGGGGCGCTGACGAAGGTCGCGCTCCTGGATCAGCAATATGGCGACCTGCTCTCGCGACCGGCAACCGCGCCCGCGGAGGCTACCCATCCCGAGCGGCTCGAGATCCCGCATTCGATGCGCCTCGATGTTACCTCCGTCATCAAGACCTCCCAGGCCCTCTCCGGCGCCCTCGTCCTGAGCGAGCTACTCCGGCAGGTCATGCAGATCGTCATCGAAAATGCCGGCGCGCAGCGCGGATTCCTCATCCTGGCCGACGATGACCGGCTCGTCATCGAGGCCGCGGGCGCGACGGATCAGGCCGAGGTCGTCGTGCTCCAGTCCATGCCGGTCGAGAGCTGCCCGGATCTCGCGCAGTCGGTGGTCCACTTCGTTCATCGCACCCGGCGGGACGTCGTCCTCGACAATGCGGCGGAGGAGGGCCTGTTCACCCGGGATCCCTACGTGCTCCGGCAGCGGTCGAAATCGATCCTCTGCACCCCGCTGGGCCGGCAGGGGCAGCTCGGCCTCCTCTATCTCGAGAACAACCTCACGACCGGCGCATTCACGCCGAAGCGGATCGAGGTGCTGCGCCTGCTCTCCTCGCAGATCGCGATCTCGATCGAGAATGCCCGCCTCTACGCCAACCTGGAGAAGAAGGTCGCGCAGCGGACGGAGGAGCTGCGGCAGAAGAACCTCGATCTGGAAGACACGCTGAAGCACCTCCGCGCCGCCCAAGCGCAGCTCGTTCATCAGGAGAAGCTCGCCGCCCTCGGGAAGCTCACCGCGGGGATCGCGCACGAGATCAAGAATCCGCTCAACTTCATCAACAACTTCAGCCAGATCGCCAACGAGCTATGCGACGAGCTGATCGACGGCGCCGCTGATCCCGCGCTCCGCGTCGCGGCTGTGTGCGACACCTTGAGCGACTTGCGCACGAGCACGCAGAAGATCCTCGAGCACGGCAGGCGGGCCGACGGCATCGTGCGTTCGATGCTCGAGGTCTCGCGTGTTCGCACCGGCGAGCGGCAGCCTGCGGAGCTGAACGCGCTGATTGAAGAATACGTCAAGCTCGCGCTGCCCGGGCTCCGCAGCCTGGGCGACGAGCCCGAGGTCTACCTCGAGCGCGACTACGACGCGTCGATCGGAGCGGTCGAGCTGATCGCGCCGGAGATCGGACAGGTCGTGTTGAACCTGCTGAGCAACGCCCTCTACGCGGTCCGTGAGAGGCGAGCCGCCGAGGGCCGCTCCTATGTGCCCAAAGTAACTGTTCGCACGCGTTCTCGGGGAAACCTCGTGGAAATCTGCGTGGAGGACAATGGGCCGGGAGTACCGCGCGAGCATCGCAACAAACTCTTCGAGCCGTTTTTCACGACGAAGCCTGCCGGACAAGGCACTGGCCTGGGCTTGTCGCTCTCGTACGACATCGTCGTTCAGGGCCACCGCGGGCAGATGACAGTGGAAAGCGAGGAAGGCCATTTCACCACCTTCTGCGTCTTGCTTCCGCGCGCTCGCGACTGA